From Coffea arabica cultivar ET-39 chromosome 2e, Coffea Arabica ET-39 HiFi, whole genome shotgun sequence, the proteins below share one genomic window:
- the LOC140036961 gene encoding ferritin-like catalase Nec2, producing the protein MALLLSYKPQIVVFMVLMVSCTASTASFSPQPCKPTFPQKSLPLYEKDIELLQFPVNLEFLEAEFFLWGALGHGLDMVEPELPNEGPPPIGAQKANLDLLTKNIITEFAYQEVGHLRALRDTVGLFPRPQLDLRTENFAKLFDEAFGYKLDPPFNPYSNSLNYMLASYVIPYVGLVGYVGTNPLLQGYRAKRLLAGLLGVESGQDAVIRMYLYERAKEVVYPYNQTVAEFTIRISKLRNKLGKDGIKDEGIFVPMKLGAEGRTSSNVLSANSYSISYERGPEEILRIVYGTGNEHVPGGFYPKGGNGKIAREFLKKY; encoded by the exons ATGGCTCTTCTTTTATCATATAAGCCCCAAATAGTCGTGTTCATGGTCTTGATGGTGTCTTGCACAGCATCCACAGCATCATTTTCCCCTCAACCTTGCAAGCCAACTTTTCCACAAAAATCACTTCCACTATACGAGAAAGACATTGAACTGTTGCAGTTTCCGGTGAATCTAGAGTTCTTGGAAGCAGAATTTTTCTTGTGGGGTGCCTTAGGCCATGGACTCGACATGGTTGAGCCTGAACTGCCCAATGAAGGTCCTCCTCCCATCGGTGCCCAAAAAGCCAATCTTGATCTTCTTACAAAGAACATTATCACTGAATTTGCCTATCAAGAAGTTGGCCATCTCAG GGCGCTTAGAGATACGGTAggtttgttcccaaggccacagCTGGACCTCCGTACTGAAAACTTTGCAAAGCTCTTTGATGAAGCATTTGGGTACAAACTCGACCCTCCGTTCAACCCTTACAGCAACAGCCTCAACTACATGTTGGCTTCTTATGTAATTCCCTATGTAGGCCTAGTAGGCTATGTTGGCACAAATCCCTTACTCCAAGGCTATCGAGCCAAGCGT CTTTTGGCGGGGCTACTAGGAGTTGAATCAGGCCAAGATGCAGTAATCAGAATGTATCTCTATGAACGAGCTAAAGAAGTGGTGTACCCTTACAATCAAACAGTGGCTGAATTTACTATTCGCATTTCAAAGCTGAGAAACAAGTTGGGCAAGGATGGAATCAAGGACGAAGGGATCTTTGTCCCAATGAAGCTAGGCGCCGAAGGACGGACTTCAAGCAACGTTTTATCTGCCAATTCCTACTCTATCTCATATGAGAGGGGTCCAGAGGAGATACTGAGGATTGTTTATGGCACTGGTAATGAGCATGTTCCAGGAGGATTCTATCCTAAGGGAGGCAACGGAAAGATTGCCAGAGAATTTCTCAAGAAATACTGA
- the LOC140036204 gene encoding uncharacterized protein: protein MRLQTAADALRCKTFPMFLKGKARLWFQDLTPGSIRSFAELARQFAAQLVSSKTYSKNTAHLMAIKQKPDESLKNFMTRFNTESLQIRDKDEKVVMAAFVNGLRVEDLFYKLEEKPPENLEELLTRAHVAANAEEASRLKRKSDRELGDRKGRANPPENKDGPAKRNVFDRLSKDKAPAQPPLPEKGYTPLTRPRSQVLAVMEAKGLVGRPPKMGTPRNKRNQDRYCAFHRDVGHDTEGCWALRKEIEDRIQRGFLGRFVRQGRSGQESGRTYHGDRAEGQRRDRPERRYLSRGHSPIRTPRTWQGDAVPLVSGNDETIVIDIVTNNYRVKKVYVGQGTAVDILFYRVFKELGLEDKQLTPIRTPLVGFTGLPITPEGMITLMVTVGQAPKCRTIPVNFVVVKQPSPYNVFLGRPALNALRAIPSFLHLSVKFPTPGGIAEVHGDPEVARACYLAVLRGHEKVVAQTTSLEPYIPGEEARQLGTQDEIEEFPLREDRPDQVLRIGASLPSEEKEGLKALLREYSQVFAWTIEDMPGIPTDLAVHHLNVDPRFKPVKQKKRGMR from the exons ATGCGTCTGCAAACCGCTGCGGATGCACTCCGCTGCAAGACCTTCCCCATGTTTCTGAAGGGGAAGGCCAGGCTCTGGTTCCAGGACCTAACACCGGGGTCCATCCGGAGTTTCGCTGAGTTGGCCAGACAGTTCGCCGCCCAACTCGTCTCCTCGAAGACTTACTCAAAAAACACGGCTCACCTGATGGCGATCAAGCAGAAGCCGGACGAGTCCCTGAAGAATTTCATGACCCGCTTCAACACAGAGAGCTTGCAGATCAGGGACAAGGATGAAAAGGTGGTCATGGCCGCCTTCGTGAACGGACTCAGGGTAGAAGATCTCTTCTACAAGCTCGAAGAGAAGCCCCCCGAGAACCTGGAAGAACTCTTGACCAGGGCGCACGTGGCCGCTAATGCGGAGGAGGCTAGTCGCCTGAAGAGAAAATCAGATCGTGAACTCGGAGATCGGAAAGGACGGGCAAACCCCCCCGAGAATAAGGATGGCCCGGCCAAGAGGAATGTTTTCGACCGGCTCTCGAAAGACAAAGCCCCTGCTCAACCGCCGCTTCCAGAAAAAGGCTACACCCCCCTAACTCGGCCCAGATCCCAGGTTCTGGCCGTCATGGAGGCGAAGGGCCTAGTAGGGCGGCCGCCTAAGATGGGGACACCCCGGAACAAAAGGAATCAAGACCGGTATTGTGCCTTCCACCGTGATGTTGGGCATGATACGGAGGGATGCTGGGCCCTGCGGAAAGAGATCGAAGATCGGATCCAGCGGGGTTTCTTGGGGCGATTCGTGCGGCAAGGTCGATCAGGCCAGGAGTCAGGACGCACCTACCACGGAGACAGGGCCGAGGGCCAGCGTCGCGACCGCCCTGAGCGGCGTTACCTTTCTCGGGGCCATTCCCCGATCAGGACGCCCAGAACTTGGCAGGG GGACGCAGTTCCCCTGGTGTCTGGAAACGACGAGACCATCGTGATAGACATCGTGACCAATAATTATCGGGTGAAAAAAGTGTACGTCGGCCAGGGGACCGCGGTGGACATCCTGTTCTACCGGGTGTTCAAGGAGCTCGGCTTGGAAGACAAACAGCTCACCCCGATTAGGACACCCCTGGTGGGCTTCACCGGACTGCCCATCACTCCGGAGGGGATGATCACCCTGATGGTTACGGTAGGGCAGGCGCCCAAGTGCCGGACCATCCCCGTCAACTTCGTGGTGGTCAAGCAACCATCCCCATATAACGTGTTCTTGGGACGTCCCGCCTTGAACGCCCTCCGGGCTATCCCCTCGTTTCTCCACCTCAGCGTCAAATTCCCCACCCCGGGAGGAATAGCTGAGGTGCATGGAGATCCAGAGGTGGCCCGAGCTTGCTACTTGGCCGTGCTCCGGGGACACGAGAAGGTGGTCGCCCAGACGACCAGCTTGGAACCTTACATCCCGGGGGAGGAGGCCCGGCAGTTGGGCACCCAGGACGAGATCGAAGAGTTCCCCCTGAGAGAGGACAGGCCCGACCAGGTCCTCCGCATCGGGGCATCGTTGCCTTCCGAGGAGAAAGAGGGCCTGAAGGCCCTGCTAAGGGAATACTCCCAGGTCTTCGCATGGACGATTGAGGACATGCCCGGGATTCCAACTGATCTGGCCGTCCACCACCTCAACGTGGATCCCCGCTTCAAGCCAGTGAAGCAGAAGAAGAGAGGAATGAGGTGA
- the LOC113728908 gene encoding uncharacterized protein, which produces MSPYRLVFGKPCHLLVKFEHRAFWAIKQCNMNLEEAGAQRKLDLQELEEIRNEIYENALVYKERNRAFHDQQISRKTFEVGQKVLLYQSRLKLFPVEIQSAKTDNKFVVNGHRLKHYYEGLVDGEIEAIRLDEPQ; this is translated from the exons ATGTCGCCGTACAGGTTGGTATTTGGAAAACCGTGTCACCTTCTAGTGAAGTTCGAGCACAGAGCTTTTTGGGCGATCAAACAATGTAATATGAACCTAGAAGAGGCCGGTGCTCAACGGAAGTTGGATTTGCAAGAATTGGAGGAGATCCGGAACGAAATCTACGAAAATGCACTAGTTTACAAGGAGAGGAATCGGGCATTTCATGACCAACAAATCTCTAGAAAGACCTTTGAAGTTGGTCAGAAGGTCCTCCTGTACCAATCTAGGCTCAAGCTCTTCCCAG TTGAAATCCAGAGTGCTAAAACAGACAACAAGTTTGTAGTGAATGGACACCGTCTCAAACACTATTATGAGGGTCTTGTAGATGGAGAGATAGAGGCAATACGGTTGGATGAGCCACAGTGA
- the LOC140036205 gene encoding uncharacterized protein encodes MGIAAIKARSDSQLVVHQVRGDYEAKEDVMKQYLAKIREAISLFDVFEIERVPRSQNKRADALSKLASSSFAHLNKEVLVEVVNSGALSEDKIEVRRLQLRAAKYAHAGGTLYRRSYLSPWLKCVAPEEGDYVLREVHEGLCAAHVGSRVLAKKCLLLGYYWPSVFRDAAALVRKCRACQVHAPLRHQPTREMVPIYSPWPFAQ; translated from the exons ATGGGTATAGCCGCGATCAAGGCCCGGAGCGATTCTCAACTCGTAGTCCACCAAGTTCGGGGGGACTATGAGGCCAAAGAGGACGTCATGAAGCAATACTTGGCCAAGATACGAGAGGCGATAAGTCTGTTTGATGTCTTTGAAATCGAGCGGGTGCCAAGATCGCAGAACAAGCGAGCGGACGCTCTATCAAAGCTGGCGTCCTCCTCGTTTGCCCACCTGAACAAGGAGGTCTTGGTGGAGGTGGTCAA CTCGGGTGCCCTTTCCGAGGACAAAATCGAGGTCCGCCGGCTCCAGCTCCGAGCTGCTAAGTATGCCCACGCTGGGGGGACCCTCTACAGGAGGTCATATTTGTCTCCCTGGCTAAAGTGCGTAGCTCCCGAGGAAGGCGACTATGTCCTCCGAGAAGTGCACGAAGGCCTGTGCGCGGCACACGTAGGGTCCCGAGTGTTGGCCAAAAAATGCCTGCTCCTAGGCTACTACTGGCCCTCGGTGTTTCGAGATGCCGCAGCTCTTGTTCGGAAATGCCGAGCCTGCCAGGTGCACGCCCCGCTGCGCCACCAACCCACTCGGGAGATGGTCCCCATCTACAGTCCTTGGCCCTTTGCCCAGTGA
- the LOC140004371 gene encoding phenylacetaldehyde reductase-like gives MSSAAAAAGEGKVVCVTGASGYIASWLVKLLLERGYTVKASVRDLNDPKKAQHLTALAGAKERLHLFSANLLEKGSFDAIVEGCEGVFHTASPVQLSVSNPEAELLEPAVRGTVNVLRSCAKVSSIKKVVITSSMAAVTINRELKKDVVVDESWFSDPSYCEEQKSWYELSKTLAEDAAWKFAKEHSIEIITIHPGFVVGPVLQPSINLTTELILSLVNGAGAFPNVTLGWVDVRDVAHAHILAFEIPSASGRYCLVERSAHASQVINILRGHYPAHKFLDKLSDYSNLFYPAHTVSNEKAKNLGVRFIPLEVSLKDMIESFREKNLVSI, from the exons ATGAgctcagcagcagcagcagcaggagAAGGGAAAGTGGTGTGCGTGACTGGAGCTTCGGGATACATAGCTTCATGGCTGGTGAAGCTGCTGCTTGAGCGGGGTTATACTGTTAAAGCTTCCGTTCGTGATCTCA ATGATCCAAAAAAGGCACAGCATTTGACAGCACTTGCTGGAGCAAAGGAAAGGCTTCACTTGTTCTCGGCAAACTTATTAGAAAAGGGATCCTTTGATGCAATAGTTGAGGGATGTGAAGGTGTTTTCCATACCGCATCTCCTGTTCAACTTTCTGTTAGCAATCCAGAG gCAGAACTACTGGAACCTGCAGTAAGAGGAACAGTCAATGTGCTACGGTCATGTGCAAAAGTTTCATCTATAAAAAAAGTTGTTATAACATCTTCTATGGCTGCAGTTACAATCAATAGAGAATTAAAGAAGGACGTGGTCGTTGATGAAAGTTGGTTTTCTGATCCATCATACTGTGAGGAGCAGAAG TCTTGGTACGAACTTTCAAAAACCTTGGCAGAGGATGCTGCATGGAAATTCGCAAAGGAGCATAGCATTGAGATAATCACAATTCATCCAGGATTCGTAGTTGGTCCAGTCTTGCAGCCATCTATTAATCTCACCACCGAATTGATTCTGAGCCTAGTAAATG GGGCTGGAgcatttcctaatgtaactctTGGATGGGTTGATGTTAGAGATGTTGCCCATGCGCATATTCTTGCCTTTGAAATCCCTTCTGCAAGTGGAAGATATTGTCTGGTTGAGAGATCAGCACATGCCTCTCAGGTCATCAACATTTTGCGTGGACATTACCCTGCTCATAAATTTCTGGATAA ATTGTCAGACTATAGCAACCTTTTTTATCCGGCCCACACAGTATCCAACGAGAAGGCAAAGAATTTAGGAGTTCGATTTATTCCTTTGGAGGTCAGCTTAAAGGATATGATTGAAAGCTTCAGGGAGAAGAATTTAGTTAGCATCTAA